ACCCTGGACGCCGACGGCAGCCAGGGCCTGCAGGACCGCGTCAAGGAGCGGTTCCTCCGGGCGTACTTCACCGAGGGCCAGGACGTGTCCGACCACGCGGTGCTCCGGCAGCTCGCGACGAGCGCGGGCCTGCCCGACCAGCAGGTCGACGACGTCCTGTCCAGCGCCGCGTACGCCCGCGACGTGACCGCCGACCAGGCCCAGGCCGCCGCCTACGGCGCGACCGGCGTCCCGTTCACGGTCGTCGACGGCCGCTACGGCGTCTCCGGCGCGCAGCCCGTCGAGGTGTTCGCCGAGGCCCTGCGTAGGGCGGCCGCAGACCGGGTACCCACCCTCGTGACGGTCGGCGCGGCACCGATCGCCGGCGCGACCGGCACGGCCACCGACGGCACCGGCGAGGCCTGCGGGCCCGACGGGTGCGCCGTCCCCCAGCAGTGACCGTCCCCTCCCAGCAGCAGCGAAGGAGCACCACCGCATGACGAGTCCCACCACGCTCCCCACCCGCACCATCGGCGAGCGCGCCGTGTCCGCGATCGGCCTCGGCGGCATGCCGATGTCCATCGAGGGCCGCCCGGACCGCGAGCGCTCGGTCGCCACGATCCACGCCTCCCTCGACGCGGGCGTGACGTTCATCGACACCGCGGACGCCTACCACCTGCACGCCGACGAGGTCGGGCACAACGAGACGCTCATCGCCGAGGGGCTGGCGTCGTGGGGCGGCGACCGCGACAGCGTCCTCGTCGCCACCAAGTCCGGCCACCTCCGCCCCGGCGACGGCTCGTGGACCCAGGACGGCCGCCCCGAGCACATCAAGGCCGCCGCCAGGGCGTCCGCGCAGCGGCTCGGCGTCGAGGCCATCGGCCTGCACCAGTTCCACCGCCCCGACCCCTCGGTCCCCTACGCGGAGTCCGTCGGCGCGCTGGTGGAGCTGCTCGACGAGGGCGTCATCCAGATGGCCGGGATCAGCAACGCCACGCCCGACCAGATCCGCGAGGCGCAGGACGTGCTGGGCGGCCGGCTGGTCAGCGTTCAGAACCAGTACTCGCCGTCCTTCCGCAGCAGCGAGCCCGAGCTGCAGCTGTGCGACGAGCTGGGTATCGCGTTCCTGCCGTGGAGCCCGCTCGGCGGCATCAAGAGCGCGGCCGAGCTCACCCCCGGTCTGGCGCCGTTCGCCCAGGTCGCCGAGGCCCACGGCGTGACCCCGCAGCAGGCCACCCTCGCGTGGATGCTCGCCAAGTCCCCGGTCGTCATCCCGATCCCCGGCTCCAGCCGCCCGGAGACCGCGCGCGCCTCGGCCGAGGCCGTCACGGTGACGCTGACCCCCGACGAGGTCCTGGCGCTCGACGCCACCGACTGACCCACCCCGCCCTCCCCCTGATTCGCCACGACGGCACCCTCCGACGGTCTAGCCGTCGCAGGGTGCCGTCGTGGCGTCCGGGGTGCGACGCAGGGTGCCGTTGCGTCGGAACAGCGCCCGTCAGTACTGCGGCAGACCGGCGGGGACGTCGGGGCGCGGCACGGAGCGGGCGCCCGGCGACGGAGCCTGGAAGGGCGTCGTGTCCGGCGCGCACACCAGGTCGGCCGGCGTCTCCCCGTCGACCAGGTAGGCCGTGATCCGGGCGTCGACGCACGCGCTCTTGCCGATCGCCGTGTGCCCCCAGCCGTCGAGCGTGACCGTCCCGGCCGCCGGGAAGAGGTCCGCGTACGGCTGCGTCTGGCTGTACGGCGTGGCCGGGTCGAACCGGGTGCCGATGACCAGGACCGGTGCCTGCGTCGTCTGCTCCCACGGCCCGGTGAAGCGGTCCTCGGCCGCCGGGCGCCAGTGCTCGCACGGCAGGCCGACCCAGCCGCGCGCCCGGGCGAAGTACGGGTGCTGCGCGTCGTAGGCGTCGATCGCCTCGTCGTAGTCCTCGGGCCTGCCCGTCTGCAGGGTGTCCACGCAGAGGCTCGCGAGGTTGCCGCCGACGGACGGGTAGTCCTCCTGCCGCAGCGCGGCGCCGAGCTGGCCGCGGGTCCCCACCGCCGCCGCGCCGACCTGCTGCGGGTCGGGCACCGGCAGGCTGAGGGCGAGGAGCAGGTCGGCCAGGTCGCGCCAGCCGGCCGGGGAGTACAGCGTCTGGAACGTCGTGAGGACCGCGAGCTGCTGGTCGATCTCGATCGTCGTGCCGTCGGGCAGCGGGAGCTCGTAGGGGTCGGTGGCCAGCCGGTCGAAGAGCGCCGGCACCGTGACGGCCGGGTCGCCGAGCGCGGCGAGCGAGCAGCCCTGCGGGCCGGCCTCGCGGCAGAGCCGGGTGAACTCGTCGAGCGACTCGTCGGCCCCGGCCGCCTGGCGGGTGCGGATGCCGAGCGGGACGTCGGAGGCGGCGTCGCCGGTGCCCGTGCCGCTCCAGGCGAGCGGGTCCACGGTGCCGTCGAGGACGAACCGGCCGACGGTCGCGGGGAACAGGCGCGCGTACGTGGCGCCGAGGTAGGTGCCGTAGCTGTAGCCGGCGTAGTGCAGCGTCGTGTCGCCGACAGCCCGCCTGACGACGTCCATGTCCCGTGCCACGTCGGCCGTGGACGAGGTGGCGAACCGGTCACCTGACACCGCGTTGCAGCGCACGGCGAACCGGCGGCTCTCGGCCTGGAACCGGCTCTCCTCGCGCACCCCCAGCGGGTACGACAGCTGGAGGAAGCGGTCCCCGAGCTCCTCCGCCGCGGTGGCGAAGCAGGTGGCCGGGTCGGACCGGGAGACCCCGCGGGGGTCGAAGCCGAGCACGTCGTAGGCCGCGAGCACCTCGGGCGTGTAGGCGTACGGGGCCGACTGCTGGACGAAGTCCACCCCGGAGCCCCCCGGGCCGCCCGGGTTGGTCAGCAGGGTGCCGATGCGCTGCTCCGGGGTGCCGGAGGCGGGCAGCAGGGTGAGCGCGAGCGTGGTCGTCGGGCCGTCGGTCTCGTCGTAGTCCGACGGCACCTCCAGCGTGGCGCAGAGGAACGCCTCGAGGCCCTCCCCGCACGGCTGCCAGTCGAGGGGCCCGGCTGCCGCGGCGGCCCGGGCGGTGGCGGCGGCCTCGGCCGCGTGGTCGACCCCGCCCTCCGGGGCCTGTGGCGACGCGGCGGCCGAGGAGCCGAGCGCCAGGACGGCGACCAGCACGGCGGCCGGCAGGGCAGGGACGAGCGGACGACGGACCATGATTTCCCCCCGAGGGATGCGACGGTGTCGCAGCACACCCTGCCCCTCACCCCGGACAGGACGCCAGCCCCGGCGTGCCGGCCGGTCGCCTCAGCGGCGGCGGAAGGTGGACAGCGTCACCGCGACGGTGTCGTCCACGGCACCGGGGAGGTCGGCGAGCGCGGCCCGGAGCCGGTCGTCGGTGTGCCAGGCGTTCGGGCCCATCGCCACGACGTCGCCGGCCAGCGCCGGGTCCAGGCGCA
This genomic stretch from Aquipuribacter hungaricus harbors:
- a CDS encoding DsbA family oxidoreductase, with translation MSDTTSRPEPLTVEVWSDVVCPWCYIGKRRLEAAVEQTGVDVRLVWRSFQLDPSAPRPGEPGHGEDVASHLGQKYGGGREAGLQMNARVSEVAAGDGLEFHLERAVRGSTADAHRLVHLAATLDADGSQGLQDRVKERFLRAYFTEGQDVSDHAVLRQLATSAGLPDQQVDDVLSSAAYARDVTADQAQAAAYGATGVPFTVVDGRYGVSGAQPVEVFAEALRRAAADRVPTLVTVGAAPIAGATGTATDGTGEACGPDGCAVPQQ
- a CDS encoding aldo/keto reductase, whose protein sequence is MTSPTTLPTRTIGERAVSAIGLGGMPMSIEGRPDRERSVATIHASLDAGVTFIDTADAYHLHADEVGHNETLIAEGLASWGGDRDSVLVATKSGHLRPGDGSWTQDGRPEHIKAAARASAQRLGVEAIGLHQFHRPDPSVPYAESVGALVELLDEGVIQMAGISNATPDQIREAQDVLGGRLVSVQNQYSPSFRSSEPELQLCDELGIAFLPWSPLGGIKSAAELTPGLAPFAQVAEAHGVTPQQATLAWMLAKSPVVIPIPGSSRPETARASAEAVTVTLTPDEVLALDATD
- a CDS encoding alpha/beta hydrolase; translation: MVRRPLVPALPAAVLVAVLALGSSAAASPQAPEGGVDHAAEAAATARAAAAAGPLDWQPCGEGLEAFLCATLEVPSDYDETDGPTTTLALTLLPASGTPEQRIGTLLTNPGGPGGSGVDFVQQSAPYAYTPEVLAAYDVLGFDPRGVSRSDPATCFATAAEELGDRFLQLSYPLGVREESRFQAESRRFAVRCNAVSGDRFATSSTADVARDMDVVRRAVGDTTLHYAGYSYGTYLGATYARLFPATVGRFVLDGTVDPLAWSGTGTGDAASDVPLGIRTRQAAGADESLDEFTRLCREAGPQGCSLAALGDPAVTVPALFDRLATDPYELPLPDGTTIEIDQQLAVLTTFQTLYSPAGWRDLADLLLALSLPVPDPQQVGAAAVGTRGQLGAALRQEDYPSVGGNLASLCVDTLQTGRPEDYDEAIDAYDAQHPYFARARGWVGLPCEHWRPAAEDRFTGPWEQTTQAPVLVIGTRFDPATPYSQTQPYADLFPAAGTVTLDGWGHTAIGKSACVDARITAYLVDGETPADLVCAPDTTPFQAPSPGARSVPRPDVPAGLPQY